From Methanorbis rubei, one genomic window encodes:
- a CDS encoding Zn-ribbon domain-containing OB-fold protein, which produces MTVARFWRAIPQRYNMVGTKCETCGAVFFPPRSVCPHCRRDGKIVEYQCSGKGKVMTFSVVHSASDQYSEMKPYVLAIIELEEGARMTTHVICEPEEVYIGMPVKSVFRVLDREGSDGIIHYGTKFVPDVA; this is translated from the coding sequence ATGACAGTTGCACGATTCTGGAGAGCAATCCCCCAGAGATACAACATGGTCGGAACAAAGTGTGAGACCTGCGGAGCGGTGTTTTTCCCGCCGCGTTCGGTCTGTCCGCACTGCCGCCGTGACGGTAAGATTGTTGAGTACCAGTGTTCCGGCAAGGGAAAAGTCATGACTTTTTCCGTTGTCCACTCGGCAAGCGATCAGTACTCGGAGATGAAGCCGTATGTGCTGGCAATTATTGAGCTCGAGGAAGGCGCACGCATGACGACGCATGTTATCTGCGAGCCGGAAGAGGTCTATATCGGCATGCCGGTGAAGTCAGTGTTCCGTGTTCTTGATCGTGAGGGCTCTGACGGTATTATCCACTATGGTACGAAATTCGTGCCGGACGTGGCATAA
- a CDS encoding thiolase domain-containing protein, whose product MREVAVIGAGITAFGELWDTSFRDMCAEAGVKALEDANVVGEQIDAMFVGSMSAGRFIGQEHVGALVADYVGLGGDLHVPATRVEAACASGGLAFRQAVAAVASGMSDIVVAAGVEKMTDVADATDVLAGAADREWESFAGATFPGLYAMIACDYMNKYGLTREQLAQVAVKNHYHGARNPYAQFRSEITQSTVLKSTLVASPLRLFDCSPVSDGAAAVIVCPLERAKEFTDTPIKVLASAQAGDTIALHDRPDFSTMGATVAAGNSAFKQAKLERKAVNFVEVHDCFTIAELCAIEDLGFVQKGTAGKFTEEGQTQIGGKLPVNTSGGLKSCGHPVGATGIKQVWEAVQQLRGEAGKRQVDGAEIGMTQNVGGTGATVVSHIFGRV is encoded by the coding sequence ATGAGAGAAGTAGCAGTTATTGGTGCCGGTATCACGGCATTTGGAGAGCTTTGGGACACCTCGTTCCGTGACATGTGTGCAGAAGCCGGTGTGAAGGCACTGGAGGATGCAAACGTTGTCGGCGAGCAGATCGATGCGATGTTTGTCGGTTCGATGTCTGCTGGCAGGTTCATCGGTCAGGAACATGTTGGTGCGCTCGTCGCAGACTACGTAGGACTCGGCGGCGACCTGCATGTGCCGGCAACCCGTGTGGAAGCGGCATGTGCGTCCGGTGGTCTTGCGTTCCGTCAGGCGGTCGCCGCAGTTGCGTCAGGAATGTCTGACATTGTGGTTGCAGCAGGTGTTGAGAAGATGACTGATGTTGCAGACGCGACTGATGTTTTAGCAGGCGCAGCAGACAGAGAGTGGGAGAGTTTTGCAGGAGCAACGTTCCCGGGTCTGTATGCGATGATCGCATGCGACTACATGAACAAGTACGGCCTTACCCGCGAGCAGCTTGCACAGGTTGCGGTGAAGAACCACTATCACGGCGCAAGAAATCCGTATGCACAGTTCAGATCCGAGATTACGCAGTCTACTGTGCTGAAGTCAACGCTTGTTGCGTCGCCTCTCCGTCTGTTTGACTGTTCTCCGGTTTCTGACGGTGCAGCCGCTGTGATCGTTTGTCCGCTTGAGCGTGCAAAGGAGTTCACCGACACGCCGATTAAGGTTCTGGCATCTGCTCAGGCAGGCGATACGATTGCCCTGCATGACCGTCCGGACTTTTCGACGATGGGCGCAACGGTTGCCGCAGGTAATTCTGCATTCAAGCAGGCGAAGCTGGAGAGAAAGGCAGTGAACTTTGTTGAGGTTCACGACTGTTTCACGATCGCTGAGCTTTGTGCTATCGAGGATCTTGGTTTTGTTCAGAAGGGAACGGCAGGAAAGTTCACCGAGGAAGGCCAGACACAGATTGGCGGCAAGCTGCCGGTCAATACGTCCGGCGGTCTGAAGTCCTGCGGTCACCCTGTTGGTGCAACCGGTATCAAACAGGTCTGGGAGGCTGTGCAGCAGCTTCGCGGCGAGGCCGGTAAGCGTCAGGTTGACGGAGCTGAAATCGGTATGACCCAGAACGTGGGCGGTACCGGAGCGACGGTTGTGTCGCATATTTTCGGGAGGGTGTAA
- a CDS encoding PH domain-containing protein: MAENEAGGSMPEDILNTFYSGENPLCVLQNLQESGKQRKIIVVTDQRLMYFEENATGLYDDTLFAFARIDTVVYHEGKKVSELKITETDGVMLKVGWLTNEEAQRVILTLQSAMNDLGTAAVSLDRKKSVFSGEEWTLKKPVDYLTKTVKNEAASMKQSYIAPILPKDACEEKEQELFEEEICGAVAADEMDQQTVIECLKALRILYDNCILTEEQYRKYRLPLLEKLDI; the protein is encoded by the coding sequence ATGGCTGAGAATGAAGCAGGCGGTTCGATGCCTGAAGACATCCTGAATACCTTTTACTCCGGGGAAAACCCGCTGTGTGTACTGCAGAACCTGCAAGAGAGCGGAAAACAGCGAAAGATCATCGTCGTGACTGATCAGCGGCTGATGTACTTTGAAGAGAATGCCACCGGTCTGTATGATGACACGCTGTTTGCATTCGCCCGCATCGACACGGTAGTCTATCACGAAGGAAAAAAAGTTTCAGAGCTGAAGATCACCGAAACCGACGGTGTGATGCTCAAGGTCGGCTGGCTCACAAACGAAGAAGCACAGCGGGTTATCCTGACGCTTCAGTCAGCGATGAACGACCTTGGAACCGCAGCAGTCTCGCTCGACCGCAAGAAATCCGTCTTCTCCGGCGAAGAGTGGACACTGAAAAAACCGGTTGACTATCTGACCAAGACCGTGAAAAACGAAGCAGCATCCATGAAGCAGAGCTACATCGCACCCATCCTTCCAAAGGACGCGTGCGAGGAAAAAGAGCAGGAGCTCTTTGAAGAAGAGATCTGCGGAGCAGTTGCGGCTGACGAAATGGATCAGCAGACCGTGATCGAATGCCTGAAGGCTCTTCGCATCCTCTATGACAACTGCATCCTCACCGAAGAGCAGTACCGCAAGTACCGGCTGCCGCTCCTGGAAAAACTCGATATTTAA
- a CDS encoding DUF169 domain-containing protein produces the protein MDSNIANELGSRFHPVVFLRTDTKPENAMQPRAGMKSGCVMPYFAQAAVKGRTAVFDRDTFLCAGASSGLCFGRAYDRWLPGGIDTFAAFFSHGLASAKDPELYEKVISFMPEKRQEMFRTGECMHYSQEIARKFIEEEMPNYDLPEKYAVYKPLAELKDGEVPLSVIFTVNPVEMSALMHLAGALPDGNGMVCTSRASACQAIGSEVVRQGEKDVPSAVLGFTDLAGRLHSRNLISNEYLTYAVPWKMFLAMDASAKENSIFQSHVWKELRKSD, from the coding sequence ATGGATAGCAATATTGCAAACGAACTTGGCAGCAGGTTTCACCCTGTGGTGTTCCTTCGCACCGACACAAAACCCGAAAATGCCATGCAGCCGCGTGCCGGCATGAAGAGCGGATGTGTGATGCCGTACTTTGCCCAGGCAGCGGTGAAGGGAAGGACTGCTGTCTTTGACCGTGACACCTTTCTCTGTGCCGGAGCATCGAGCGGGCTCTGCTTCGGTCGGGCATATGATCGCTGGCTGCCGGGCGGCATTGACACCTTTGCCGCCTTCTTCTCTCACGGCCTTGCCTCGGCAAAAGATCCTGAGCTCTACGAAAAAGTGATCTCATTCATGCCTGAGAAACGACAGGAGATGTTTCGGACCGGAGAGTGCATGCACTACTCGCAGGAGATTGCACGCAAGTTCATCGAAGAAGAGATGCCGAATTATGATCTACCGGAAAAGTATGCGGTCTATAAACCGCTTGCTGAACTCAAAGACGGCGAAGTTCCGCTCTCTGTTATCTTCACCGTGAATCCAGTGGAGATGTCTGCACTCATGCATCTTGCGGGAGCCTTGCCGGACGGCAACGGCATGGTATGCACCTCGCGTGCATCCGCATGTCAGGCGATCGGGTCCGAAGTTGTGCGACAGGGAGAAAAAGACGTTCCGAGCGCAGTCCTTGGGTTCACCGATCTTGCCGGAAGACTCCACTCGCGAAATCTCATTTCAAACGAGTATCTTACCTATGCCGTCCCTTGGAAGATGTTTCTTGCAATGGACGCATCGGCAAAAGAAAATAGCATATTTCAGTCGCATGTCTGGAAAGAACTTCGCAAATCAGACTAA
- a CDS encoding hydroxymethylglutaryl-CoA synthase: MVGIISYGAYIPSYRIKVEEIARVWGANAAEITGGLGVREKAVPDYDENTATFAVESTRTALARRPIDPKEIKAVYVGSESHPYAVKPTAVTVGEAIGATPVMTAADYEFACKAGTAGIQTAMGLVSSGMMKYAVAVGADTAQGAPGDALEYTAAAGGASYIIGNDDPIAVINHTCSFTSDTPDFWRREGEDYPRHGGRFSGEPGYFKHVTGCAKMMLEDMGTKPADYDYAVFHQPNAKFPQKAAAMLGFTPEQIKTGLLVPRLGNTYSGAVPLGLAAILDVAKPGEKIFVTSYGSGSGSDAFDITVTDAILSKIDRNKGPSVESMLAKAKYLDYAVYARHKGKIKV; the protein is encoded by the coding sequence ATGGTAGGAATCATTAGTTATGGGGCATACATCCCCAGTTACCGGATTAAGGTCGAGGAGATCGCACGTGTCTGGGGCGCCAACGCCGCAGAGATCACCGGCGGTCTTGGCGTTCGCGAGAAAGCCGTACCCGACTACGATGAAAACACCGCAACGTTTGCGGTTGAATCCACCCGCACTGCTCTTGCCCGCAGACCAATTGATCCAAAAGAGATCAAAGCGGTCTATGTTGGTTCCGAGTCTCACCCGTACGCAGTCAAGCCGACTGCTGTAACGGTTGGTGAAGCTATCGGCGCAACGCCGGTTATGACCGCAGCAGACTACGAGTTCGCCTGCAAAGCAGGAACCGCAGGCATTCAGACCGCAATGGGTCTGGTCTCCTCCGGCATGATGAAGTATGCCGTTGCTGTCGGTGCCGACACCGCCCAGGGCGCGCCCGGCGATGCCCTTGAGTACACCGCGGCAGCAGGGGGAGCCTCCTACATCATCGGCAACGATGATCCGATCGCAGTCATCAACCACACCTGTTCTTTCACCAGCGACACGCCGGACTTCTGGCGCCGCGAAGGAGAGGATTATCCCCGTCACGGCGGAAGATTCTCCGGCGAACCCGGATACTTCAAGCACGTGACCGGCTGTGCCAAGATGATGCTTGAGGATATGGGAACCAAACCAGCAGACTATGACTATGCGGTGTTCCACCAGCCGAACGCAAAGTTCCCGCAGAAAGCTGCGGCAATGCTCGGGTTCACGCCTGAACAGATCAAGACCGGTCTGCTTGTGCCAAGACTCGGCAACACCTACAGCGGTGCTGTCCCTCTCGGCCTTGCGGCAATTCTTGATGTTGCAAAGCCGGGCGAGAAGATCTTTGTCACCAGCTACGGCAGTGGTTCAGGATCAGATGCGTTCGACATCACCGTGACCGATGCGATCCTTTCGAAGATCGATCGCAACAAAGGCCCGTCGGTTGAGTCGATGCTCGCAAAGGCAAAGTATCTTGACTATGCAGTGTATGCACGCCACAAAGGAAAGATCAAGGTGTGA
- a CDS encoding NADH-quinone oxidoreductase subunit L codes for MYQPELVAILVLLLVPLLAAVLLAVLNRDNLRTGIVGIASAVIIATSLYLAWSALSGPVVIALEYAKQIGVWLFIVEIAVALAIIVLSLKYRRMLPLVLGAVQLLLICIMELFYAESVSMSAAFVVNDFTAIMVLIIGIIGTLICVYALGYMKDYHHHQESVPQRKAYFFAMLFVFLTAMFGIVLSNSLMWILCFWEVTTLCSFLLIGYSKTPEAVTNSFRAVWMNLVGGIAFTLAIISLLNIDPTGSSVLGITDIIHYPDMAALTIPAALIAIAGLTKAAQMPFSSWLTGAMVAPTPVSALLHSSTMVKAGVYLLVVFAPIFSQTAVGTALAFIGLFTFVITSALAISQSNAKKVLAYSTIANLGLITTCAGIGTPTAVLAAILLIIFHAVAKALLFLCVGAVEHRIDSRDIEDMDGLLVRLPLLATMMVIGICGMYLAPFGMLISKWTAVVAFLSAPFGWAFVIMLAFGSALTIFFWTKWLGKLFMRMSGPPAAAAVLHVSEKIPVVVMGALTIVCCIGFIGIIHQFIDPYLTSIYPGYIDTATVAVLDNVLMLGIMFVILAVLIAAAHAGSKSGRTLAPYLCGRGVDEAGRFRGSLGVYKEAKSSNYYLSEYFGEDVLMKPACIISILIIIVMFVLAFLGVMI; via the coding sequence ATGTACCAGCCGGAACTCGTAGCCATCCTCGTACTGCTGCTGGTTCCCCTGCTTGCCGCAGTCCTTCTTGCGGTATTGAACAGGGATAACCTCCGCACCGGTATCGTCGGCATTGCTTCGGCAGTTATTATCGCGACCTCTCTATACCTCGCATGGTCAGCGTTGTCGGGTCCGGTAGTAATTGCACTGGAATATGCAAAACAGATAGGCGTCTGGCTCTTTATTGTTGAGATCGCCGTTGCTCTTGCAATCATCGTCCTGTCTCTGAAATATCGCAGGATGCTTCCGCTTGTTCTCGGCGCAGTTCAGCTGCTCCTCATCTGCATCATGGAACTGTTCTATGCAGAGTCAGTCAGCATGTCAGCAGCATTTGTGGTCAACGACTTTACTGCAATCATGGTGCTCATTATCGGCATCATCGGGACGCTCATCTGCGTTTACGCGCTCGGCTACATGAAAGACTATCACCACCATCAGGAGAGCGTGCCGCAGCGCAAGGCCTACTTCTTTGCCATGCTGTTCGTGTTCCTGACAGCAATGTTCGGCATCGTGCTTTCAAACAGTCTGATGTGGATCCTCTGCTTCTGGGAAGTAACAACGCTCTGCTCGTTCCTTTTGATCGGCTACTCAAAAACTCCGGAGGCTGTTACCAACTCGTTCCGCGCAGTCTGGATGAATCTTGTCGGCGGGATTGCATTTACGCTCGCAATAATCTCTCTTCTGAATATTGATCCAACCGGATCCAGCGTTCTTGGCATCACCGACATCATTCATTATCCTGACATGGCGGCCCTGACCATTCCTGCCGCGCTGATTGCCATTGCCGGTCTGACCAAAGCTGCCCAGATGCCGTTCTCCAGCTGGCTTACCGGCGCAATGGTTGCACCCACTCCGGTCTCGGCACTGCTGCACTCGAGCACCATGGTGAAAGCCGGCGTGTATCTTCTGGTTGTGTTCGCCCCGATATTTTCGCAGACTGCTGTTGGCACGGCTCTTGCTTTCATCGGACTGTTCACGTTTGTGATAACATCAGCTCTTGCGATCTCGCAGAGTAATGCAAAGAAGGTTCTTGCCTACTCCACAATCGCAAACCTCGGTCTTATCACTACATGTGCAGGAATTGGAACGCCTACGGCAGTGCTCGCGGCAATTCTTCTGATCATCTTCCATGCGGTTGCAAAGGCGCTCCTCTTCTTATGTGTCGGAGCGGTCGAGCACAGAATCGACAGCCGCGACATCGAGGACATGGACGGACTTCTGGTGCGGCTCCCGCTTCTTGCGACTATGATGGTTATCGGCATCTGCGGTATGTATCTTGCACCGTTCGGGATGCTGATCTCCAAGTGGACGGCAGTGGTCGCGTTCCTCTCGGCACCATTCGGCTGGGCATTTGTGATTATGCTTGCATTCGGCAGTGCACTTACCATCTTCTTCTGGACTAAGTGGCTTGGAAAACTGTTCATGCGTATGAGCGGCCCGCCCGCGGCGGCGGCGGTTCTGCATGTTTCAGAAAAGATTCCTGTTGTTGTGATGGGAGCTCTGACGATCGTCTGCTGTATCGGTTTTATTGGAATCATTCACCAGTTCATCGATCCCTACCTTACATCCATCTATCCGGGATATATTGACACCGCAACGGTTGCAGTCCTCGACAATGTGCTGATGCTCGGCATCATGTTCGTGATTCTTGCGGTCCTGATCGCAGCAGCGCATGCAGGATCAAAGTCCGGCAGAACACTTGCCCCGTACCTCTGCGGCAGAGGTGTTGACGAGGCCGGTCGCTTCCGCGGTTCACTTGGTGTCTACAAAGAGGCAAAATCTTCGAACTACTATCTGTCCGAGTACTTTGGCGAGGATGTGCTGATGAAGCCTGCGTGCATCATCTCGATCCTCATCATCATCGTGATGTTTGTGCTCGCGTTTCTGGGGGTGATGATATGA